Proteins encoded within one genomic window of Humulus lupulus chromosome 1, drHumLupu1.1, whole genome shotgun sequence:
- the LOC133806837 gene encoding probable beta-D-xylosidase 6: MSTLSRLLFFLFFFFKLHSTISNFSTPHFPCKPPNHSFYPFCNTSLSISARAQCLVSLLTLKEKIGQLTNTAHSIPRLGIPPYEWWSESLHGIATNGPGVSFKGVVSSATSFPQVLLTVASFNRTLWFRIASAIGVEARAMYNVGQAGLTFWAPSINIFRDPRWGRGQETPGEDPLVASAYAVEFVKGFQGGKSTIGDEIGGGFGEKRVLEDDGGSDDLMVSACCKHLTAYDLEKWEGFTRYNFNAVITDQDFEDTYQPPFKSCVQEGKASCLMCSYNEVNGVPACARKDLLDIARDKWGFKGYITSDCDAVATVFEYQHYTKNSEDAVADVLKAGTDINCGTFLYRHTISAIKKGKVQEEDIDRALLNLFSVQLRLGLFNGNPLKGKYGKLGPQDVCTSKNKKLALEAARQGIVLLKNDKKFLPLKKGTDYSLAVIGPLVNDSSKLGGGYTGIPCSSKSLFSGFQEFVNKAYYATGCHNASCDSDAGFDEATSTAKDADFVVLILGLDLSQETEDLDRVSLLLPGKQMALVSHVAAASKKPVILVLTGGGPLDVSFAEKDPQIASILWIGYPGEAGGRALAEVIVGDVNPGGRLPMTWYPESFTNVPMNDMRMRANSSRGYPGRTYRFYTGSQVYPFGHGLSYSSYTYQFMAVPNKISLSGSFKAKSNKNILHLGENQLGYISIDEIESCDSLIFFVEISVMNVGDMDGSHVVMLFSRLPKVIDGAPDKQLLGFNSVHTVSNRSTRTRILVDPCMHLSFANEKGKRIMPLGDHMLLLGDLEYSVSVQT; this comes from the exons ATGTCAACTCTTTCCAGacttctcttcttccttttcttcttcttcaaactcCACTCCACCATCTCCAACTTCTCAACACCTCATTTCCCATGTAAGCCACCTAACCATAGCTTCTACCCTTTCTGCAACACCTCACTCTCCATCTCCGCGCGAGCTCAGTGCCTCGTTTCACTTCTCACCCTCAAAGAGAAGATCGGTCAGCTCACCAACACCGCACACTCCATCCCAAGGCTCGGTATCCCTCCCTACGAATGGTGGTCCGAATCGCTCCATGGCATCGCCACCAACGGGCCCGGTGTCTCCTTCAAGGGTGTCGTTTCGTCCGCCACCAGCTTCCCCCAAGTGCTTCTGACGGTGGCTTCTTTCAATCGGACCCTCTGGTTCAGAATCGCATCGGCAATAGGGGTGGAGGCTCGCGCGATGTATAATGTTGGGCAAGCTGGGTTGACGTTTTGGGCACCCAGTATTAACATTTTTAGGGACCCCAGATGGGGGAGAGGCCAGGAAACCCCGGGGGAGGACCCCTTGGTGGCTTCGGCTTATGCTGTTGAGTTCGTGAAGGGTTTTCAGGGAGGGAAATCAACTATTGGTGATGAAATTGGAGGGGGGTTTGGGGAGAAGAGAGTTTTGGAAGATGATGGTGGGAGTGACGATCTAATGGTCTCTGCTTGTTGTAAGCATTTGACTGcttatgatttggagaagtgGGAAGGTTTCACTAGATATAACTTCAATGCTGTG ATTACGGACCAAGATTTTGAGGACACGTATCAGCCACCTTTCAAGAGTTGTGTTCAGGAAGGAAAAGCTAGCTGTTTAATGTGTTCTTACAATGAAGTTAATGGGGTTCCTGCCTGCGCTCGTAAGGATCTCCTGGATATAGCTCGGGATAAATGGGGCTTTAAAGG ATATATTACTTCTGATTGTGATGCTGTGGCCACAGTATTTGAATATCAGCATTACACCAAAAATAGTGAAGATGCAGTTGCTGATGTTCTTAAAGCAG GAACGGATATAAATTGTGGAACGTTCTTGTATCGACATACTATTTCAGCTATAAAAAAAGGAAAGGTGCAAGAGGAAGACATAGACAGAGCACTTCTCAATCTTTTCTCAGTTCAACTACGTCTTGGATTGTTTAATGGGAATCCTTTAAAAGGGAAGTATGGAAAGTTGGGACCTCAAGATGTTTGTACCTCAAAAAACAAGAAATTGGCCCTTGAAGCGGCCAGGCAGGGTATTGTGCTTCTTAAAAATGATAAGAAGTTCCTGCCTTTAAAGAAGGGTACTGATTATTCCTTGGCTGTTATTGGTCCACTGGTGAATGATTCAAGTAAATTGGGTGGTGGCTATACAG GAATTCCCTGCAGCTCAAAGAGCCTCTTTAGTGGATTTCAAGAGTTCGTAAACAAGGCATATTATGCAACTGGTTGCCATAACGCATCATGTGATTCTGATGCTGGCTTTGATGAAGCAACAAGTACGGCAAAAGATGCTGATTTTGTTGTTCTCATCCTTGGCCTTGATTTGTCCCAGGAAACAGAAGATCTTGACCGAGTTAGTCTTCTTTTACCGGGAAAACAGATGGCTCTTGTTTCCCATGTGGCTGCTGCTAGTAAAAAGCCAGTGATTCTAGTTCTCACTGGCGGTGGACCCCTTGATGTATCATTTGCTGAAAAAGACCCTCAAATTGCAAGCATTCTCTGGATTGGATACCCTGGGGAAGCTGGTGGAAGAGCCCTTGCAGAAGTCATCGTTGGAGATGTCAATCCGG GTGGAAGGCTTCCGATGACTTGGTATCCCGAGTCCTTCACCAATGTTCCCATGAACGATATGAGAATGCGAGCAAATTCTTCTCGTGGCTATCCTGGAAGAACCTACAGATTTTACACTGGAAGCCAGGTATATCCATTTGGGCATGGCCTGAGCTACAGCAGCTACACTTACCAATTCATGgcagttccaaacaaaataagcTTATCAGGATCTTTCAAAGCCAAATCCAATAAAAACATACTACACCTAGGAGAAAACCAACTTGGTTACATAAGCATCGACGAGATAGAGTCTTGTGATTCATTAATATTCTTTGTGGAAATCTCTGTGATGAATGTAGGAGACATGGATGGAAGCCATGTTGTGATGTTATTCTCTAGATTGCCTAAAGTTATTGATGGAGCTCCAGATAAACAGCTACTGGGATTTAACAGTGTGCATACTGTTTCAAACAGATCTACAAGAACAAGGATCTTAGTGGATCCATGTATGCATCTTAGCTTTGCTAATGAGAAAGGAAAGAGAATAATGCCTTTGGGTGACCATATGTTGCTGTTGGGAGATTTAGAGTATTCAGTTTCAGTTCAAACTTGA
- the LOC133834813 gene encoding uncharacterized protein LOC133834813, whose protein sequence is MGSDHKAIVTEFGEDSPSLDKREKFRSRFHFEEAWCEDEECKWIIDDKWNNGVFYNNPSELKLKTKGCKEDLRRWNHEMRKQMNARIVEVNQRIKDLSLSMDPCNWKLLKMEEKILNCLLEKKEVSTSHSDDIIDSDIRGIQPKIMEAMNESLLAMFTKEDVISAVKGMNPIKALGIDGLPALVFQKFWSSVAKANKIEEYRPISLCNVVYKIVSKCLVERMKSSLMVAISNSQSAFVSGRMIHDNEIIGYEGMHCMRKDRFGNGKKMALKLDTSKVYDRDEWRFVEHMMLKLGYHGEWVKKIMGCINYVSFSFLLNGDVKGKVIPERGLRQGDPLSPFIFILCAEALSCLILDAEQRNLLEGLCFGRNGVKVSHLFFAYDNIMFLNAHVDECRSMKEILHCYSLASSQVINFSKSEVYFGNKVDDCAKKALVEFFEVKLPIILRGKEVLIKAVVQAMLNYAMNCFKLPLNLINNIHSIAAKFWWGSTEKKRKIHWCKWEVLCRRKLKGGMGFKDMELFNKAMLAKQCWRLLRFLDSLVAKVLRYSYHNN, encoded by the exons ATGGGATCTGATCATAAAGCCATTGTCACTGAGTTTGGTGAGGATTCGCCTTCATTGGATAAAAGAGAAAAATTCAGGTCTCGATTCCACTTCGAGGAGGCCTGGTGTGAAGATGAGGAGTGTAAATGGATTATCGATGATAAATGGAATAATGGTGTTTTCTACAACAATCCTAGTGAGCTAAAACTGAAAACGAAGGGGTGCAAGGAAGATTTAAGGCGTTGGAATCATGAGATGAGGAAACAAATGAATGCTAGAATTGTTGAAGTTAATCAGAGAATTAAAGATTTGTCTCTCTCTATGGACCCCTGCAATTGGAAACTGCTCAAAATGGAGGAAAAAATCTTGAATTGTCTTTTGGAGAAAAAAGAAGT ATCAACTAGTCATTCTGATGATATCATTGATAGTGATATCAGGGGGATTCAACCGAAAATAATGGAGGCTATGAATGAGAGCTTGCTGGCTATGTTTACAAAGGAGGATGTCATCTCGGCTGTGAAGGGTATGAACCCTATAAAAGCCCTTGGGATTGACGGGCTCCCAGCCCTTGTCTTCCAGAAATTTTGGAGTTCG GTTGCTAAAGCTAATAAAATTGAAGAGTACCGTCCTATTAGTCTTTGCAACGTGGTGTACAAAATTGTGTCAAAGTGTTTGGTTGAGCGTATGAAAAGCTCTTTAATGGTGGCTATCTCAAACTCACAGAGTGCCTTTGTGTCGGGAAGAATGATCCATGACAATGAAATTATTGGATATGAAGGGATGCATTGTATGAGAAAGGATCGTTTTGGGAATGGAAAGAAAATGGCCTTAAAACTTGATACGTCGAAGGTGTATGACAGAGATGAATGGAGATTTGTGGAGCATATGATGTTGAAGCTGGGCTATCATGGTGAATGGGTCAAGAAAATCATGGGGTGTATCAATTATGTatccttttctttcttgttgAATGGGGATGTCAAAGGCAAAGTGATACCAGAGCGTGGCCTCCGCCAAGGTGACCCCCTCTCTCCTTTCATATTCATTCTTTGTGCTGAAGCTCTTTCTTGTTTGATCTTGGATGCTGAACAGAGAAATCTCTTAGAGGGCCTGTGTTTTGGTAGAAATGGTGTTAAAGTATCCCACTTATTTTTTGCTTATGACAACATTATGTTTCTCAATGCTCATGTTGATGAGTGTAGATCGATGAAAGAAATTCTTCATTGTTATTCTCTTGCTTCGAGCCAGGTGATAAATTTTAGCAAATCTGAAGTCTATTTTGGTAACAAAGTTGATGACTGCGCTAAGAAAGCCCTAGTGGAGTTTTTTGAGGTTAAATTACCAATCATTTTGAGAG GCAAAGAGGTTCTGATAAAGGCAGTGGTGCAGGCTATGCTTAATTATGCTATGAACTGTTTCAAACTCCCATTGAATCTGATAAATAATATTCATAGTATTGCCGCTAAGTTTTGGTGGGGATCAACTGAGAAGAAAAGGAAAATTCACTGGTGCAAATGGGAAGTGTTGTGTAGAAGAAAGCTCAAAGGAGGTATGGGCTTCAAAGATATGGAACTTTTCAATAAAGCAATGCTTGCTAAACAATGTTGGAGATTACTAAGATTTCTTGATTCCCTTGTTGCTAAAGTCCTCCGATATAGCTACCATAATAATTGA